A window of Daphnia pulicaria isolate SC F1-1A chromosome 4, SC_F0-13Bv2, whole genome shotgun sequence genomic DNA:
AACAAGGAATTACCTGAGTATTCAACAGAGTTTTGCAGACGTCAAGAGGCGTGGTAAGGGCAGCTGCAAGGGCTCCTGTAAATCCAAAATGGATAGTTATTACATATCTcctacaaaacataaataataagCGCACCTGAGACTCCACCCGAGACGACGTGACCTAAAGGATTGTAGGTGCGTTCGGGGTTGGTGGCATTTTGCATTGCCTCGTACACGATGAAGTGAACGCACTGGAACGGCACATTCATAGCGAGTTGCGTGCCGTAAGAGCGATAAAAGGCGGAAAATCCTTCCGTCTTATAGACTTTTAGGGCACACTCTGTCATGGACCGGAAGGGGCTGTTGTACATCTGCAATCGCTGCTTCACCACTGTGAGCGCACCcaagaaaacgaaacaaatcaaattacaTCCATCACATTTGATATGATGTACCTAGCAGGGGAttttcatgtaaattttttttcaaaggaaacagACAGTCGGTCATCAGATCATTTAGATTTGTCATAGCTACAGCTACACGCATAAACTTTGTCGGAAACGTGATGGATACCTTCCGCTGGCGTCATAATTCCATCATGGAGAACAGTGGCGGCGGAGGCAGCTGCTCCCTGAGCCAAGTAGTTATGATGTGCTGAGCCTGTCGATGTGAAATCAACTTTCAATCGCTCATAGGCAGCAAAGTACAAGGCGTGAGCTGGTCCAGCTCCGGCCACCGTGACTCCAATGCCGCGAAGAGGTCTCAATGCCCCTTCATCTCTCATCATAGTCACCAGGACTGACCCGAGACTTCGATTGGCGCTAACAAGACTCTGTAAACGGGTCTGCATGAGATAAAACAGTATATTAATCAAATGGAATGAGAGGGCACTTTtgagaaatattttgaaatcttccaaagttcatgtttttattgGCTTTATCAACGTTTCACACACTGCTAGCTTCGGATGGCCAATAGTTATCATAAACATAGAACCGCGCTATCAACCCCACTATCATTATCAGCTGTCCGGCGTACTAACAGTGCAACTTGAGCCACAAGTTGATGTGGAAAGTTTCGACTGAGAGACACAGGTCACAGTGATAAAGCTACATCCTTCGTCATAAGCACACTCCCGGATCAAGATATGAccatcaaataaaatatttttttcgcccATTTCGACTTTTTACGTTGAGAGAAAGTATAAATGTGAATAAGGCGTAAATGTAAAAGGCATAAATGTGAATAAGCCTCCAGAaaagaaaccagaaaaaatatatttgttgTCTAAAGACAGGTTATTATGAATGCATCCAATATTTGATATCCATGTCCATCACGTGCTAGCATACTGAATAAGAAATTTAGGGAAAATTCTAATTATGGAAACATGGAATGCATTAGACTAGTACAGACTGAACGATAACTTTTCTCCCAAGTCCCACCCAACTATATAGTTATTTGGCTTAAAAATTAAGGTTTAATTCTCATCTAAATTACCTTGACAGAGTCGATTGGATACATTACACAGTGCTCTAAAACTCCAGCCATGGAACCAGCAATCATGTGTGTAGTGGAATTCGAGGTAGGCAAAGACTCGTATTCGTCGAATTCAGCCATCGTTTACGAGAGATAAACACTGGAATGAGTGAGAGGATGAGATTGACTTCGATGGTTTACCATCGAGAGCGCCCAATCGAATGATACAACTTCTTCTACTCCTTCGAATTTTCCAAGGTTCCTTTCGTTTAGTAGTCCTGctacttttttagtttttacttttagttGTGATCTGTACAAGCAGACGACAGTACACAACAGCCGCACAATGTTGCCTGTAAAATAAACACGTGGGCTTTCGAGGAttctaaaatataaaaatcatGACaatagataaataaaaaaaaattatgtattACTAATTTTAATTCCatctcattttattttgtcaaaaaaaatgtgtcatgaatttaaaattgtaaataCACATGTTGAGTATTTTCAAATGGCATTGCCAGTTTCCCAGTTATTCTTATTTTGGCATTAAATCTAAATAGTAAATAATTTGATACATTTTGAATCATTCGTCACTTTATTCAAACATACATTGGTACTAGTTGAATGGTTAAAATCTCCTATTTATGTTCAGGTAGTGTGAGAACTAGGTCTTTTGGTGAAGATCCTACCCGAACTCCCAGAATCAGCTTAATAAGGCGCTGATAGATAAATGaatttctaatttaaaaaaatgaaagattcgGATATTAAACAAAAACTTAAGACGATAAAGATGAAATTATACCTATTAAGaggtttacaaatttcaaaatggtcAACAGGTAAATAATGAACTTCACCAACGGAAAGTAAATCTAAAAATCAAGAgattaacaaaaaatgtatatacatataaagTATGTATTTACCTGCAGAATTTGGTTCCACAAATTTGAACTCAATTCCCCATGGTTGTACTAGCGTTGCTTTGGTTTCCACTAGACTGACAATTGCTATTGGGAATTTTAGCAACAAGTTCTTGAACTCTAAGTTCAGATTATCTAGTATGTTAGAGCCTGCATTGCACAAGAAATTCTCTGTagataaagaaacaaaaagtagTATTACAACATCGTCTTTTACTCACCTTTCCTTAATTCTTCTACTTCTACAGAAGGAAGCAGAAGGAAACGCGCAGGTAGATTCAAGGTTGCTACACTTGATCCGTCGTGTGGGACGCTTAACATTAACAATGCTTTTGTGTTCCTGACTATATTCTGTAGCTCAGGATCAGTAGATTTCGAAGCTAGGGAAGAATAAAAGCTAGTGAATTTTTCGAAGAGAGCGGATTCACAACACCCTACCGTTCACTAGAAGTTGTTTCAATAGCAAGCCTCCCATGGAGTGTCCAACCCAAACAATAGGTCGACTTCCCACTCCAGCTAGCTTAAGTGAAAGCAATATTTGGTCTGCTCTAGAATTGATTGCACTCCTATTGTAATAAATGATTTATAACAGGTTAAGATTTCTACTTTGTCTCAAAGCAACCAATACAAATCCCCCTTGTCCCGATTTTAAGGCTTCCATTACCTACGTGCATCATCAGGACATCGACTCTTCCAGTGTGACAGAGAAGTCGCATAATCGACACCTAGAATTCGGAGATCAGGAATGTCAGCTGGTAACCAGTCCCtgtaaaataatcaattccCATTAAAattagtaaataaataaagattaCAAGGGTGTAGCGGGTCAACACAACTTCTTCTTATATGGTTAATCTTAACGACTCGCACATGAGTAATCATAAACTTTACCTAGTGAGCCAGCATGACATCAtagcttattattattattataccttGGCCAGCATTCGCTATAGTCGCTATTCATGCCGAGTAGTTCACTCTGCCGCCAAGTCCATCCCACCCCTCCAAGAAGTCCATGAACGAAAATAACATCCATGCTACATTTTTTTGCCTGTCGAGTGTCGATGCGATATATGAATGAAATGTTAACAAGCAATGTAAAGAAAATTAGTAAACATTTATGAGACTAGCAAAAACATAGCGTAATTTGACCAACTTACATTTTGTCTAACGCAAGGTTTCCTGCTTTCATCCTTATCCTCGTACAACGGATGCAGCAGGTAAACTGATCTATCATATACTCCACATTTGCGGCTATTTTGGTCCATATTTGCTAGAGCTTTTCCAGCAGCTAAATTTAGAGAATAATGTTGAGGACCAAAAAATTCTGCTAAAAGGCCAATCCAAcctgtttaattttttaggttaagttaattttttacGTAACATTTATTACGTTTTTAATTCTTATACAGTATACCTGATTGAAAAATCTGATGATGGAGCTGAGAGAATAAAGAGATGTTCACAATTATATTAACACACAATGCTTTGAGCGCTGCTTCCTTGCTGAACATATGCACGACTCGCCAGAGCGCGACAAGAAGTCCATTTTGCACCATTATAATTGAGGATTCGAATGAACGAGACAGTTCCAATAAAGCTTGTAAGTACAGCTCTACGATTTGAACAATGTTTCCCGGATGTATAATTCTAGCAGTATCAGGATCCCATCTAAGATTGAATTCCTGGAATAACAAATGAATCATATTATACAAGTTCCATCAACtactaaataaatgaaatacttACTTCATCTTTGTCTTTTTCAGTAATTTTTTGAGCAATGCTAAGAAAATATGTAGCACAAGTGTGTTGATTGGAGGTAGGAATTTTGTTAAGAATGTGGTTTAAGACATCTTCTATGGGCTATAATAGAGGATGTATGATTGTTTAAAAGACGTATAATTTATAAGcttttaaatatataatttaGAACCTCAGAGGTTGAAATTATGTAAGCAGGGGGTTGTAGGAACAAGTTTAggttaacattttttgttcttgCCAGTTTGACACTAACCCTGAAATCACATGCTTGGGCAATTTGCTGTGATAATCCAACTGTATTATATAAAGAATAATCAGCAGTTATTTTATGCTTTATAACCATAACCATAATCTGtaaataatatattttaagATACCATTATAATGTGATGTAGCCAATGTTTTTAAAGCAGTGGAGTGTTCTTGAGTATGCGAAGGGAGTTCTGATTTAAGAATTCGAAGAAGATGCCAGGGATTTGAATCAAGACCAAGATGTGTTGGTCCTTTAATGAAAGTCTCCACCAtttgttcaacatttttcagtttaGAGGTCATAGAATGAATCTCAGTTTCAATTACAGTTTGAGGAACGGCAATATAGCACCCAGCCTTTTGACGTTCTCTCTCAACTGCGGCATCTGATAATAAAGATGAGAACCGGCGGTTTAAAGAATGAATTTGGTATGCCAGAGCAGTTCCTCCTCttcatagaaaagaaaagatacatTTTAGTTTTCTACATTTGCTGATTACAAAAATTCACTAGGAATTGAAATACGTACCCAATTACAAAAATGACAGCTAGAGATTTCGGccaatttttccatttcacttGGCGATGTTTCCTCATTTTATGTACATGCTTGAAAGAACTTTAAATTATGATTagcaaaaagccaaaaaggaacttggggaaaaaaaattgaattgaacaaaaaagCAAGCAGTCGacaaaacaccaaaaaaataaaatccgaaaaactcTGTTGTCAAATTTCGTGTATTAATATCATCTAGACGCCTGTTGCATTTTcgtttgaaattgtttctgGCGAAACTTTAGCAACTTTTCTCAATTCTTTAACATAAGTTTTTGGGCACTGCATTTCTTGCCATCCTACTGGAACCATAGGAGTACCTTCTTCACTGTATGCTATAACAACACCCAATTCATTTTCTGCTGTTGACAAAACATAGGAATGGGCATCACCTAATGAGAGCTATACAGCaacatgtaaaaatatgtcattTGAGAAATCATACTCATTTTACAGTTGAAATAATGAtcagaatcaaataattaccACTCTTGCTAAAATAATGTCATTGGGACGAAAACATGTGTACATTTCAACCCTGTCCTTTTCTGTAGCACGAACATCTTCTTTCCTTAGCTGTCCTCTAAAGGGTTCTGCCAATACAATGTCTTTAACACACAAAATGGCACATCGTGCCCAGCGGGGGTTTATTTGTGTTACTCTGGCTATTTAAAAGTTTAAGATGAAATTCACAAAATTCAACACATAATTCAAACAGTACCTGTGACCACATCACCAGCAGATGGAACAACTGTCTGTTCTTTACCACTTCTAACCTCTATCAGGATTCTctaggaaaaaaagttggcacATAATATTCAGAAATTCATTAATTCACACCAAATGAATTGTTTCACTGATCTAATTTCACTGATTAACCACTAACCTTATCAGGTTGTGAAGTTACTTTAACAACACCTGCTAAACATGATGTGATATAACCTTGTCTTGTGTAAGTTCCGGCTCCTCCAATATATTGGTTATCCGACAGACATATGCGTTGTCCTGAAAAATGCAAACATTTAACAAAATGACAactaaaaaatatgttttttaaatattaccgGGAGTGCATATTAAACATTTGTCTGATTCTTTATTCGTCATTTTCGAAGTTAGAAATGATTAAAACGTCGACTGCTGGGCGGCTGGGCCCGTGACCTCTATCGTGTGTGTGCCATGCCATGCATGCCGGTCCAACAGGGCTATTGCACTGTTAAAACACCCATCTGGTGACGGCTTTTGGTAGCCTTTTCCAATCCAAATGAATGCTATGTAAATTGTCAGCTACCAGCGTTAGCAAGGGCTGTTTACGATTTGTTCGCAATTTATATGCAATATTATCTGGATCTCTGTTCTCtgggcaccccttcacactgcaacgcgcctctaaggggtcggcttgacccatacctttagATACTAATAAGGTCTATACCTCCCTAACAATCTCGACTACGTGGTTTGCAGCGCCAACTACATTCCTGAAAACAACACTTCAGGGATAGGGGAATCCGAGAGGAGTGTTCTTACCCCTAAATTCCTATACCATGGTCGGACCTAGAACGAAACTCTTGAGCGAAGTGAGGGGTCGGATTTTAAGTAACGAGTAATCGTCAAATATCTCTCCATCTTTGAATTAAGAACATGATGCTTTAAATTTTCATGTATTATTAATACCAACACACGA
This region includes:
- the LOC124338546 gene encoding mitoferrin-1-like, producing MAEFDEYESLPTSNSTTHMIAGSMAGVLEHCVMYPIDSVKTRLQSLVSANRSLGSVLVTMMRDEGALRPLRGIGVTVAGAGPAHALYFAAYERLKVDFTSTGSAHHNYLAQGAAASAATVLHDGIMTPAEVVKQRLQMYNSPFRSMTECALKVYKTEGFSAFYRSYGTQLAMNVPFQCVHFIVYEAMQNATNPERTYNPLGHVVSGGVSGALAAALTTPLDVCKTLLNTQEAEVLQRAQKTQISGFVNAAKMVYRLGGVSGFFQGLQARVLFQVPSTAICWSVYEFFKYFLTKNGLNDQREGGGVTYEKSDRVSGGSGTGYPLNSLNDVSSNNAIVGGVSLGAGHVLIKEDLLPTGSAASSALSAARALGAV
- the LOC124335916 gene encoding protein SERAC1-like, whose translation is MRKHRQVKWKNWPKSLAVIFVIGGGTALAYQIHSLNRRFSSLLSDAAVERERQKAGCYIAVPQTVIETEIHSMTSKLKNVEQMVETFIKGPTHLGLDSNPWHLLRILKSELPSHTQEHSTALKTLATSHYNVGLSQQIAQACDFRVSVKLARTKNVNLNLFLQPPAYIISTSEPIEDVLNHILNKIPTSNQHTCATYFLSIAQKITEKDKDEEFNLRWDPDTARIIHPGNIVQIVELYLQALLELSRSFESSIIMVQNGLLVALWRVVHMFSKEAALKALCVNIIVNISLFSQLHHQIFQSGWIGLLAEFFGPQHYSLNLAAGKALANMDQNSRKCGVYDRSVYLLHPLYEDKDESRKPCVRQNAKKCSMDVIFVHGLLGGVGWTWRQSELLGMNSDYSECWPRDWLPADIPDLRILGVDYATSLSHWKSRCPDDARRSAINSRADQILLSLKLAGVGSRPIVWVGHSMGGLLLKQLLVNASKSTDPELQNIVRNTKALLMLSVPHDGSSVATLNLPARFLLLPSVEVEELRKGSNILDNLNLEFKNLLLKFPIAIVSLVETKATLVQPWGIEFKFVEPNSADLLSVGEVHYLPVDHFEICKPLNRNSFIYQRLIKLILGVRVGSSPKDLVLTLPEHK
- the LOC124335917 gene encoding exosome complex component CSL4-like; the encoded protein is MTNKESDKCLICTPGQRICLSDNQYIGGAGTYTRQGYITSCLAGVVKVTSQPDKRILIEVRSGKEQTVVPSAGDVVTARVTQINPRWARCAILCVKDIVLAEPFRGQLRKEDVRATEKDRVEMYTCFRPNDIILARVLSLGDAHSYVLSTAENELGVVIAYSEEGTPMVPVGWQEMQCPKTYVKELRKVAKVSPETISNENATGV